One genomic region from Populus nigra chromosome 8, ddPopNigr1.1, whole genome shotgun sequence encodes:
- the LOC133700505 gene encoding uncharacterized protein LOC133700505 isoform X2 gives MEDTILTSEKPSNPSPLDPPSRFICHVCQKQFSQYTCPRCNSRYCSLHCYKSHSERCTESFMRENVMEEMKLMQSDEQTKRKMLDILKRFHSEEQEGMDDSMDDDDDDPEDGGPINYDDLSAEEKKRFQRAVASGELSKLIEAWDPWWLKSSARAISLSKEGTRLIHPLAKEEALSSRQDDGAGDQPSEIPPGPDAPLPPVRKLISRDPSPFLAVHLVDIIYSYCFTLRLYNGDWQSDAIGSATVVLNVSSVLGQAGQPETVLEALSYCLERTCSPEYRNMGGLQFGLGLVEDVLHILSLGGPALICLLCDLQRMVQAGEEELKAEKRRKSKTEIKSKLKLAEKKVYFIMCWVHEQPGEAWSSLAAIVRAEKSSALDCRAGKNPQIAELKTESKGKVLIEEL, from the exons ATGGAAGACACAATCCTTACCTCTGAGAAACCCTCAAATCCTTCCCCTCTCGATCCTCCTTCTCGCTTCATCTGCCACGT GTGCCAGAAACAGTTTTCACAGTACACGTGTCCTCGATGCAATTCTCGCTATTGTTCTCTTCACTGCTATAAG TCGCATAGTGAGAGGTGCACAGAGTCGTTTATGAGAGAAAATGTGATGGAAGAGATGAAGCTGATGCAATCGGATGAGCAAACGAAGCGGAAAATGCTTGATATTCTGAAACGGTTTCATTCTGAGGAGCAAGAAGGAATGGATGATAGCAtggatgacgacgacgacgatcctgaggatg GTGGTCCAATCAATTATGATGATTTATCAGCAGAAGAGAAGAAACGTTTCCAAAGAGCTGTGGCATCTGGAGAACTCAGCAAGTTGATCGAAGCATGGGATCCATGGTGGTTGAAGTCTTCTGCTAGAGCCATCTCTCTTAGCAAGGAAGGAACCAGACTTATCCACCCACTTGCCAAAGAGGAAGCATTGTCATCGCGTCAAGATGATGGTGCAGGGGACCAACCCAGTGAGATTCCTCCTGGCCCTGATGCTCCATTACCTCCTGTAAGGAAGCTTATTTCTAGAGATCCATCACCCTTCTTAGCCGTTCACTTGGTTGACATTATATATAGCTACTGCTTCACACTACGCCTCTACAATGGAGATTGGCAGTCAGATGCCATTGGGTCAGCAACAGTGGTATTGAATGTCTCCTCTGTCTTAGGTCAAGCCGGCCAGCCCGAAACCGTCCTGGAAGCTCTGTCATATTGCTTGGAGAGAACTTGCTCTCCAGAGTATAGAAACATGGGTGGATTGCAATTTGGATTGGGTCTTGTTGAAGATGTATTACACATTCTGTCACTTGGTGGCCCTGCTTTAATCTGCTTGCTCTGTGATCTACAGAGGATGGTTCAGGCTGGAGAGGAGGAGCTGAAAGCTGAGAAAAGGAGAAAGTCGAAGACAGAAATCAAGAGTAAGCTGAAGCTTGCGGAGAAGAAGGTCTATTTCATAATGTGTTGGGTGCATGAGCAGCCAGGGGAAGCCTGGTCCTCCCTAGCTGCCATAGTAAGGGCAGAAAAAAGTTCAGCTTTGGATTGTAGAGCAGGTAAAAATCCCCAGATAGCAGAACTAAAAACTGAATCCAAGGGAAAGGTTTTGATAGAGGAATTGTAA
- the LOC133702111 gene encoding plant UBX domain-containing protein 10-like, whose translation MVDVADKLAYFQAITGLEDPDLCTQILQAHNWDLELAISSFTSNHNNDPLSYSSSTATATATATTSTVVEPPISPIHRSDSTSIAPVAAPPPGLGWKIITLPISIVSGSLRLISGAVGFGFWAAGSIFSYSLGFIGFGSNSDRGGDSSAQLVTASAASREALEFIAQFERDYGGSGSSSRPNFVGEGFMDALTRSRNSFKLLFVYLHSPDHPDTPAFCEGTLCSEVFSAFVNENFVAWGGSLRGSEGFKMSNSLKASRFPFCAVVMPATNQRIALLQQVEGPKSPEEMLMTLQRVLEESAPVLVAARLEAEERTTNMRLREEQDAAYRAALEADQARERQLREEQERLEREAAEAERKRKEEEEAQERATREAAEKEAALARMRQEKALSLGAEPEKGPNVTQVLVRFPTGERKERRFHSTATIQSLYDYVDSLGCLDVENYSLVSNFPRVVYGTDKLSLSLKEAGLHPQASLFVELN comes from the exons ATGGTTGATGTAGCAGATAAATTAGCGTATTTTCAAGCAATTACAGGCCTTGAAGATCCCGATTTATGCACCCAGATCCTCCAAGCCCATAATTGGGACCTCGAACTCGCCATCTCCTCTTTCACCTCTAATCACAATAATGACCCCCTTTCTTACTCCTCAtccaccgccaccgccaccgccaccgccaccacATCCACCGTCGTCGAACCACCCATTTCACCCATTCATCGTTCCGATTCCACCTCCATCGCTCCCGTGGCTGCTCCTCCTCCTGGTTTGGGctggaaaataattactttaccAATCTCAATCGTTTCTGGTAGTTTACGGTTAATTTCTGGTGCTGTTGGGTTTGGATTTTGGGCTGCTGGTAGTATCTTCTCTTATTCATTAGGTTTTATTGGGTTTGGCTCGAATTCGGACCGGGGTGGGGATTCTTCGGCGCAATTGGTAACTGCTTCCGCCGCGTCGAGAGAAGCCTTGGAGTTTATTGCTCAATTTGAGAGGGATTATGGTGGTTCTGGTTCTTCTAGTAGGCCGAATTTTGTTGGTGAAGGATTTATGGATGCGTTGACGAGGTCGAGGAATAGTTTTAAGTTGTTGTTTGTGTATTTGCATTCCCCGGATCATCCTGATACGCCCGCGTTTTGTGAGGGGACGTTGTGTTCGGAGGTTTTTAgcgcgtttgttaatgagaatTTTGTTGCGTGGGGTGGGAGTCTTAGAGGGAGTGAGGGGTTTAAGATGAGTAATAGTTTGAAGGCTTCAAGGTTTCCGTTTTGTGCTGTTGTTATGCCTGCTACAAATCAGAGGATTGCGTTGCTTCAACAG GTTGAGGGTCCAAAATCTCCTGAAGAAATGCTCATGACACTACAGAGAGTTCTTGAAGAAAGTGCCCCGGTTCTTGTTGCAGCAAGACTTGAAGCGGAGGAGAGAACAACAAACATGCGTTTGAGGGAGGAGCAAGATGCTGCATACAGAGCAGCACTTGAAGCCGATCAA GCTAGGGAACGACAACTGAGAGAAGAACAAGAACGTCTGGAAAGGGAGGCTGCTGAGGCAGAGAGAAAGCGCAAGGAGGAAGAAGAGGCTCAGGAGAGAGCAACACGTGAGGCTGCAGAAAAAGAGGCGGCTCTGGCAAGAATGCGGCAGGAGAAAGCCTTGTCGCTTGGTGCTGAACCTGAAAAGGGACCTAATGTTACACAA GTTTTGGTTCGATTTCCAACTGGAGAACGCAAAGAGAGGAGATTCCACAGTACAGCCACTATCCAGTCCCTGTATGATTATGTTGATTCTTTGGGTTGCTTAGATGTTGAGAATTACAGTCTTGTCTCAAACTTTCCCCGAGTTGTCTATGGTACAGATAAGCTCTCTCTATCTTTAAAAGAAGCAGGTTTGCACCCTCAAGCCAGCCTTTTTGTGGAGCTGAACTAG
- the LOC133701847 gene encoding serine/threonine-protein kinase WNK8-like isoform X2, which translates to MMVVFSQRKIRPNDEFLGKGAFKTVYKAFDEVDGIEVAWNHVNIEDVLQSSQQLERLYSEVHLLKSLKHENIIKFYSSWVDDKNKTINIITELFTSGSMRQYRKKHKTVDMKAIKNWARQILRGLHYLHTHSPPIIHRDLKCDNIFVNGNTGEVKIGDLGLAIVMQQPIARSVIGTPEFMAPELYEEEYNELVDIYSFGMCMLEMVTCEYPYSECKNPAQIYKKVSSGIKPASLGKVSDHQVKVFIEKCLVPASTRLPAIELLKDPFLATENSKELVSSSLQLPHLISRQVHFPQSESHLMDIDCKKLSVGSCTKSINESPQFSTLELSRFTENNEFRLRGAKNNDNTVSLTLRIADPCGRARNIHFTFYLDSDTAVLIAEEMVEQLDLLAEDVAVIAELIDNLIVKLVPSWNTSPSVRNGSSELENHSTSEAVKKPDFLPLTNMTDLETQQSVNSDISAEYNMAIASDSSTNKSLGSSDCCLQSNMYDLEFGMLEDGISKHNKSTRNSNDSYIGSFSGMSRNASMSSICSLSLADKDGSELKQELDSIDSHYNQCLQELMKMREEAIENAKKRGITKKISVM; encoded by the exons ATGATGGTGGTGTTTTCGCAGAGAAAGATCCGACCG AATGATGAATTTCTGGGGAAAGGAGCATTCAAGACTGT ATATAAGGCATTTGATGAAGTTGATGGGATTGAAGTAGCTTGGAACCATGTGAATATTGAAGATGTCTTGCAATCATCACAGCAGCTTGAGAGATTGTATTCAGAGGTTCATCTGCTGAAGTCTTTGAAACACGAAAATATCATCAAGTTTTATAGCTCTTGGGTAGATGATAAGAATAAGACTATAAACATCATCACAGAGTTATTCACCTCTGGGAGTATGAGGCA GTATCGAAAGAAGCACAAGACTGTTGACATGAAAGCTATCAAAAACTGGGCAAGGCAAATCCTTCGAGGCTTACACTATTTACATACTCACAGTCCTCCTATCATTCATCGTGATTTGAAATGTGACAATATATTTGTTAATGGAAACACTGGAGAAGTTAAGATTGGAGATCTTGGATTAGCAATTGTCATGCAACAGCCCATTGCACGAAGCGTCATAG GTACACCTGAATTCATGGCTCCTGAGCTCTATGAAGAGGAATACAATGAGCTTGTTGACATTTATTCTTTTGGCATGTGCATGTTGGAGATGGTTACTTGTGAATACCCGTATAGTGAATGCAAAAATCCTGCGCAGATATACAAGAAGGTCTCCTCG GGCATAAAGCCTGCTTCCCTCGGTAAGGTGAGTGACCACCAGGTTAAGGTGTTCATAGAGAAGTGTTTAGTTCCAGCATCTACAAGATTGCCTGCAATAGAGCTCTTGAAAGATCCATTCCTAGCAACTGAAAATTCAAAGGAGCTTGTTTCTAGTTCGTTACAGTTACCACATCTTATTTCCAGACAAGTCCACTTTCCGCAATCAGAATCCCATCTCATGGACATTGACTGCAAGAAACTTTCAGTGGGCTCTTGTACAAAAAGCATCAATGAATCTCCGCAGTTTTCAACTCTAGAACTCAGTAGGTTCACTGAGAATAATGAATTCAGATTGAGGGGGGCGAAAAACAATGATAATACAGTTTCATTGACTCTGCGCATTGCTGATCCATGCG GTCGAGCAAGGAATATCCATTTTACCTTTTATCTTGATTCGGATACTGCGGTTTTGATTGCTGAGGAGATGGTTGAACAACTTGATTTGTTAGCTGAAGATGTGGCTGTCATTGCTGAGTTGATTGATAACTTGATAGTGAAGCTCGTTCCTAGCTGGAATACTTCACCAAGTGTACGAAATGGCTCTTCTGAACTGGAAAACCATTCAACTTCTGAGGCAGTGAAAAAACCTGATTTCTTACCATTGACTAACATGACAGATCTTGAGACTCAACAATCCGTCAATTCAGACATATCTGCTGAATATAATATGGCTATTGCCTCTGATTCCAGTACTAACAAGTCTTTGGGATCCTCTGATTGTTGTCTTCAATCAAATATGTATGATTTGGAGTTTGGGATGCTTGAAGATGGTatatcaaaacataacaaatcTACCAGAAATTCCAATGACTCCTATATCGGTTCATTCTCTGGTATGTCAAGAAACGCAAGTATGTCTAGCATTTGTTCTCTGTCCCTAGCAGACAAAGATGGTTCTGAACTAAAGCAGGAGCTTGATTCGATTGATTCACATTATAATCAGTGTCTCCAAGAACTCATGAAGATGAGGGAGGAAGCCATAGAAAATGCCAAGAAAAGGGGGATCACAAAGAAGATATCCGTTATGTGA
- the LOC133700505 gene encoding uncharacterized protein LOC133700505 isoform X1: protein MEDTILTSEKPSNPSPLDPPSRFICHVCQKQFSQYTCPRCNSRYCSLHCYKSHSERCTESFMRENVMEEMKLMQSDEQTKRKMLDILKRFHSEEQEGMDDSMDDDDDDPEDDSVLSEETVQKVLSGGPINYDDLSAEEKKRFQRAVASGELSKLIEAWDPWWLKSSARAISLSKEGTRLIHPLAKEEALSSRQDDGAGDQPSEIPPGPDAPLPPVRKLISRDPSPFLAVHLVDIIYSYCFTLRLYNGDWQSDAIGSATVVLNVSSVLGQAGQPETVLEALSYCLERTCSPEYRNMGGLQFGLGLVEDVLHILSLGGPALICLLCDLQRMVQAGEEELKAEKRRKSKTEIKSKLKLAEKKVYFIMCWVHEQPGEAWSSLAAIVRAEKSSALDCRAGKNPQIAELKTESKGKVLIEEL from the exons ATGGAAGACACAATCCTTACCTCTGAGAAACCCTCAAATCCTTCCCCTCTCGATCCTCCTTCTCGCTTCATCTGCCACGT GTGCCAGAAACAGTTTTCACAGTACACGTGTCCTCGATGCAATTCTCGCTATTGTTCTCTTCACTGCTATAAG TCGCATAGTGAGAGGTGCACAGAGTCGTTTATGAGAGAAAATGTGATGGAAGAGATGAAGCTGATGCAATCGGATGAGCAAACGAAGCGGAAAATGCTTGATATTCTGAAACGGTTTCATTCTGAGGAGCAAGAAGGAATGGATGATAGCAtggatgacgacgacgacgatcctgaggatg ATTCTGTTCTTTCTGAGGAGACTGTTCAGAAGGTGTTGTCTG GTGGTCCAATCAATTATGATGATTTATCAGCAGAAGAGAAGAAACGTTTCCAAAGAGCTGTGGCATCTGGAGAACTCAGCAAGTTGATCGAAGCATGGGATCCATGGTGGTTGAAGTCTTCTGCTAGAGCCATCTCTCTTAGCAAGGAAGGAACCAGACTTATCCACCCACTTGCCAAAGAGGAAGCATTGTCATCGCGTCAAGATGATGGTGCAGGGGACCAACCCAGTGAGATTCCTCCTGGCCCTGATGCTCCATTACCTCCTGTAAGGAAGCTTATTTCTAGAGATCCATCACCCTTCTTAGCCGTTCACTTGGTTGACATTATATATAGCTACTGCTTCACACTACGCCTCTACAATGGAGATTGGCAGTCAGATGCCATTGGGTCAGCAACAGTGGTATTGAATGTCTCCTCTGTCTTAGGTCAAGCCGGCCAGCCCGAAACCGTCCTGGAAGCTCTGTCATATTGCTTGGAGAGAACTTGCTCTCCAGAGTATAGAAACATGGGTGGATTGCAATTTGGATTGGGTCTTGTTGAAGATGTATTACACATTCTGTCACTTGGTGGCCCTGCTTTAATCTGCTTGCTCTGTGATCTACAGAGGATGGTTCAGGCTGGAGAGGAGGAGCTGAAAGCTGAGAAAAGGAGAAAGTCGAAGACAGAAATCAAGAGTAAGCTGAAGCTTGCGGAGAAGAAGGTCTATTTCATAATGTGTTGGGTGCATGAGCAGCCAGGGGAAGCCTGGTCCTCCCTAGCTGCCATAGTAAGGGCAGAAAAAAGTTCAGCTTTGGATTGTAGAGCAGGTAAAAATCCCCAGATAGCAGAACTAAAAACTGAATCCAAGGGAAAGGTTTTGATAGAGGAATTGTAA
- the LOC133701847 gene encoding serine/threonine-protein kinase WNK8-like isoform X1 → MDFGSSSEDDGGVFAEKDPTGRYIRNDEFLGKGAFKTVYKAFDEVDGIEVAWNHVNIEDVLQSSQQLERLYSEVHLLKSLKHENIIKFYSSWVDDKNKTINIITELFTSGSMRQYRKKHKTVDMKAIKNWARQILRGLHYLHTHSPPIIHRDLKCDNIFVNGNTGEVKIGDLGLAIVMQQPIARSVIGTPEFMAPELYEEEYNELVDIYSFGMCMLEMVTCEYPYSECKNPAQIYKKVSSGIKPASLGKVSDHQVKVFIEKCLVPASTRLPAIELLKDPFLATENSKELVSSSLQLPHLISRQVHFPQSESHLMDIDCKKLSVGSCTKSINESPQFSTLELSRFTENNEFRLRGAKNNDNTVSLTLRIADPCGRARNIHFTFYLDSDTAVLIAEEMVEQLDLLAEDVAVIAELIDNLIVKLVPSWNTSPSVRNGSSELENHSTSEAVKKPDFLPLTNMTDLETQQSVNSDISAEYNMAIASDSSTNKSLGSSDCCLQSNMYDLEFGMLEDGISKHNKSTRNSNDSYIGSFSGMSRNASMSSICSLSLADKDGSELKQELDSIDSHYNQCLQELMKMREEAIENAKKRGITKKISVM, encoded by the exons ATGGATTTCGGTTCTTCAAGTGAAGATGATGGTGGTGTTTTCGCAGAGAAAGATCCGACCGGTCGGTACATTCGG AATGATGAATTTCTGGGGAAAGGAGCATTCAAGACTGT ATATAAGGCATTTGATGAAGTTGATGGGATTGAAGTAGCTTGGAACCATGTGAATATTGAAGATGTCTTGCAATCATCACAGCAGCTTGAGAGATTGTATTCAGAGGTTCATCTGCTGAAGTCTTTGAAACACGAAAATATCATCAAGTTTTATAGCTCTTGGGTAGATGATAAGAATAAGACTATAAACATCATCACAGAGTTATTCACCTCTGGGAGTATGAGGCA GTATCGAAAGAAGCACAAGACTGTTGACATGAAAGCTATCAAAAACTGGGCAAGGCAAATCCTTCGAGGCTTACACTATTTACATACTCACAGTCCTCCTATCATTCATCGTGATTTGAAATGTGACAATATATTTGTTAATGGAAACACTGGAGAAGTTAAGATTGGAGATCTTGGATTAGCAATTGTCATGCAACAGCCCATTGCACGAAGCGTCATAG GTACACCTGAATTCATGGCTCCTGAGCTCTATGAAGAGGAATACAATGAGCTTGTTGACATTTATTCTTTTGGCATGTGCATGTTGGAGATGGTTACTTGTGAATACCCGTATAGTGAATGCAAAAATCCTGCGCAGATATACAAGAAGGTCTCCTCG GGCATAAAGCCTGCTTCCCTCGGTAAGGTGAGTGACCACCAGGTTAAGGTGTTCATAGAGAAGTGTTTAGTTCCAGCATCTACAAGATTGCCTGCAATAGAGCTCTTGAAAGATCCATTCCTAGCAACTGAAAATTCAAAGGAGCTTGTTTCTAGTTCGTTACAGTTACCACATCTTATTTCCAGACAAGTCCACTTTCCGCAATCAGAATCCCATCTCATGGACATTGACTGCAAGAAACTTTCAGTGGGCTCTTGTACAAAAAGCATCAATGAATCTCCGCAGTTTTCAACTCTAGAACTCAGTAGGTTCACTGAGAATAATGAATTCAGATTGAGGGGGGCGAAAAACAATGATAATACAGTTTCATTGACTCTGCGCATTGCTGATCCATGCG GTCGAGCAAGGAATATCCATTTTACCTTTTATCTTGATTCGGATACTGCGGTTTTGATTGCTGAGGAGATGGTTGAACAACTTGATTTGTTAGCTGAAGATGTGGCTGTCATTGCTGAGTTGATTGATAACTTGATAGTGAAGCTCGTTCCTAGCTGGAATACTTCACCAAGTGTACGAAATGGCTCTTCTGAACTGGAAAACCATTCAACTTCTGAGGCAGTGAAAAAACCTGATTTCTTACCATTGACTAACATGACAGATCTTGAGACTCAACAATCCGTCAATTCAGACATATCTGCTGAATATAATATGGCTATTGCCTCTGATTCCAGTACTAACAAGTCTTTGGGATCCTCTGATTGTTGTCTTCAATCAAATATGTATGATTTGGAGTTTGGGATGCTTGAAGATGGTatatcaaaacataacaaatcTACCAGAAATTCCAATGACTCCTATATCGGTTCATTCTCTGGTATGTCAAGAAACGCAAGTATGTCTAGCATTTGTTCTCTGTCCCTAGCAGACAAAGATGGTTCTGAACTAAAGCAGGAGCTTGATTCGATTGATTCACATTATAATCAGTGTCTCCAAGAACTCATGAAGATGAGGGAGGAAGCCATAGAAAATGCCAAGAAAAGGGGGATCACAAAGAAGATATCCGTTATGTGA